The Methylocella silvestris BL2 DNA segment CGCCTTGAAGCTGGAAACCGCGTACATCCGCGCTGGGGCGAGACGATGAAGGTCGCCTCCAACTTCCTCGAAGTCGGTGAATACAACGCCATCGCGGCGTCCGCGATGTTGTGGGATTCAGCGAGCGCCGCCGAGCAGAAGAACGGCTATCTCGCGCAGGTCCTCGACGAAATTCGCCACACCCATCAATGCGGCTTCGTGAATTACTATTTCTCGAAGCACTACCATGATCCGGCCGGCCACAATGACGCGCGCCGCACGCGCGCCATCGGACCGCTTTGGAAGGGCATGAAGCGCGTCTTCGCCGACGGCTTCATTTCCGGCGACGCGGTCGAATGCTCGGTCAATCTCCAGCTCGTCGGCGAAGCTTGCTTCACCAACCCGCTGATCGTGGCCGTGACCGAATGGGCTTCGGCGAACGGCGACGAAATCACGCCGACGGTGTTTCTCTCGATCGAGACCGACGAGCTGCGCCATATGGCGAACGGCTACCAGACGGTCGTGTCGATCGCCAATGATCCGGCGGCGCAGAAATATCTCAATACAGATCTCAACAATGCGTTCTGGACGCAGCAGAAATATTTCACCCCTGTGCTCGGAATGCTGTTCGAATATGGCTCGAAATTCAAGGTCGAGCCGTGGGTCAAGACCTGGAATCGTTGGGTCTATGAAGATTGGGGCGGCATCTGGATTGGTCGTCTCGCAAAATATGGCGTCAATTCCCCGCCGAGCCTGCGCGACGCCAAAAAGGACGCCTATTGGGCGCACCACGACCTCTTCCTGTTGGCCTACGCATTGTGGCCGACCGGCTTCTTCCGGCTGTCGCTGCCGGATGAAGAAGACATGGAATGGTTCGAGGCGAACTATCCGGGATGGGACGCGCATTACGGCAAGATCCTGCGCGAATGGAAGGCTCTGGGCTGCGAGGATCCGAAGAGCGGATTCCTGCCGATCCAGTGGCTCGTCCAGAACGGCCATCAGGTCTATGTCGACCGCGTGTCTCAGGTGCCGTTCTGCCCGACGCTCGCAAAGTGCTCGGGTTCGCTGAGGGTGCATGAGTTCAACGGCCAGAAGCACTCCTTCAGCGATGATTGGGGCGAGCGCATGTGGTTGTCTGAGCCCGAGCGCTACGAGTGCCAGAGCGTCTTCGAGCAATACAGCGGCCGCGAGTTGTCGGATGTGATCGTCGAAGGACATGGCGTTCGCGCCGATGGCAAGACCCTGATCGGTCAGCCCCATGTCGCAGGCAGCAATTTGTGGACCGTCGAAGATCTGAAGCGGGCAAATTGTGTGTTCGCCGATCCGCTCGCAGGCTTCTAAAAAACAGCTTTCGTCGGATCGGCCCAGGTCGATCCGACGGCTTCCGATCGACGCCGAACAACATGGCCTCTGTCGCGCCATGAAATAATATCAACGGAGGAAACTATCTATGGCTATCGCCTCGACGACCAAGCGCGGGCTAACCGATCCTGACAAAGCAGCGCAAATTCTCGCCGCCGTTCCCGATCATGAACTCGACACGCAACGCCGGATGAATTATTTCGTGACGCCGCGCTGGAAGCGGCTCAGCGAATATGAAATCCTGACGCTCTACACGCAACCCAATCCCGACTGGATCGCCGGCGGCCTCGATTGGGGCGACTGGACCCAGAAGTTTCATGGCGGCCGGCCGTCCTGGGGCAACGAAAGCACCGAGCTTCGCACGACCGATTGGTATCGCCACCGCGATCCCGCGCGCCGCTGGCATGCGCCCTATGTCAAGGACAAAGCGGAAGAGTGGCGCTACACGACGCGTTTCCTGGAAGGCTATTCGGCCGAAGGAGCTGTGCGCTCGATCGATCCGACATGGCGCGACGAGATTCTCGATAAATATTGGGGCGCCTTGCTGTTCAGCGAATACGGGCTGTTCAACGCGCATTCGTCGGTCTCGCGCGACGCGCTGTCCGACACGATCCGTTCGACCGCGACCTTTGCGGCGCTCGACAAGGTCGACAATGCCCAGATGATTCAACTTGAACGCAATTTTCTGTCGAAGATCGTTCCGGGCTTTCCGGAGTCGACCGACGGCCCGAAAAAAGTGTGGCTGACCGACCCGATCTACCGCGGCGCGCGCGAGACCGTGGAAGAAGCCTGGCAGGGAATTCAGGACTTCAATGAAATCCTCTGGGCCGTGCATGGCGTCTATGATCCGCTGTTCGGTCAATTTGCCCGGCGCGAATTTTTCGGCCGCCTCGCGGCGCACTATGGCGACGGCCTGACGCCGTTCTTCCTCAATCAAACGCAGACCTACTTCCAGACCACAAAGGCTGCGATGAGCGATCTGTTCTTCTATTCGCTCGGAGACGATCCGGAATTCGGAGACCACAACCGGACCTGGCTTCGCGCCTGGACCAACAAATGGCTGCAGAAGACCGCCGAGGCCCTCCATGACTTCCTTGGCATATACGCGAAGGTGGACAAAGTTGCGGGCGTTAGCGACCCCGCCGCCATCAAGGCGGCCGTCGGCCGGGTCGTGAACGATTGGGTCGAGGATTACGCGAAGAAAATCGACTTCAAGGTCGACGCCGGTCAGCTCATCGCCAGCATTACTCGTGACGTCAAGTGAAGGTGTAGGAACATGACAGCAAAGAACGCATATAACGCTGGCATCATGAAGAAATCCGGCGAGGCTTTCGCGGCGGAGTTTTTCGCCGAGGAAAACCAGGTCGTTCATGAGTCGAATACGGTGGTCCTCGTGCTCATGAAAAGCGACGAAATCGACGCGATTGTCGAAGACATCATCATGCGCGAGGAAACGAAGCGCAATCCGACCCTCGTTGTCGAGGATCGCGGCGGCTTCTGGTGGATCAAGGCCGATGGCAAGATCCAGATCGATACGGAAAAGGCGAGCGACTTGCTCGGGAAGACCTACAGCATTTATGATTTTCTTGTGAATGTGTCGTCGACCATCGGTCGCGCCTACACGCTCGGAAACACCTTTACGATTACATCCGAGCTGATGGGCCTCGATCGCAAGCTCACCGACGTTTGAGCGATCGAAAGGGAGGAACAAGAAATGCCCAACTACAAAATTCATGAAAATCCCGTGCGGTCGGACTGGCTCGAAAAAATCGCCGAGCTGAAGTCGGTGAAGGACGCCACAGCCTTCATTCAGGATTTCCGCAAAAAGAATACCTCGCCGTTCCGCACGAGCTATGCGCTTGACGTCGATTATCTTTTTATCGAAGCGAAGATCGAGGAGCGGCTCGCCGTCCTGAAATCGTCGACCTTCTCCGCCGCCGATCTCTTCACGAAGGCGACCACGGGGGAGACCGCTCAGGCTGTCTCCGAAGACTGGATCGCCAAGATTGACGCGGAAAAGGACAAGTTCGCCGCCGAGAAAATCCTGATCACCTTCCGGCAGCTCTACAAGCCGCCGGTGCTCCCGGTGAATTTGTTCTTCAAAGTGGATACGTATCTTGGCAGCCGCCTGATGGAGCTGCGCAATACCGACTACTATGCGGATTCGCTTGACGACTTGCGCAAGAAGCGCGGCGTCAAGGTGTTGAGGCTCGGCAACGTGGTTTGACATTGCAGTGCGTTTTGGGCGCCGGCCGGTTTTCCCGCCGGCGCTCGGACTAAATCGGGGAGCGCTTTTGCAAGGGCTGCGATAATGAACGTTGATCAAAAAGAAGAGAATGTTTTGACGCCCTCCCCGATCGATCGGGGCTCATTCACACAACAAGCGACACGCGTGGAGATCTTCAGCGAAGGCCGATACCGCGCGTTCGTCCAGGATCTCGAATGCATGTGGCGGTGGGAGATCCATCGGGACGGCGACTTCGTTCAGGAGGGATGTTCGCTCAGCGAATCGTCTTCCCGGGAAGCTGTTGGCCACGTTGTGTCGTTTTATCAGCACCGCGATCGCGGCGACGTCAGCAGAGCAGACGCGCAGTATTAAGCCCTGCGGATCGGAAACGGGCGTTGCGGATCGCCCCGGGCGGCAGCCTTCGTCCGGCGTTCGAAGGCGGATCGAGCATTCGGGTGGACCTGGGGCGTGCACGTTTGCGCAAGAGGCAGAACGCCTGGCCGCCGGCGCGGGGGACGGCGCTGAACTTTTCTCATGAAACTGATCGCAAACGCGATCCTCCATTCGGGGATTTGGGGACGAAAACATGTTCAAGGTGCGCGCGATAACTGAAGATCAGCACGATCTGACCTTCGAATGTTCGCCGAGCGAGGACGTCATCTCTGCGGGTCTGAAGAGGGACGTAATTTTGCTCGCCTCCTGCCGCGAAGGCGGCTGCGCGACGTGTAAGGCGGAGATTGTCGACGGCGATTACGAACTTGGCGGCTGCAGCGTGCAGGCCCTCCCGCCGGATGAAGAAGAGGCGGGCGTGGTTCTGCTCTGCCGAACCTTTCCAAGAAGCGATCTCGTTCTTCAGCTGCCCTACACTTTCGATCGCATTTCCTTTCATAAGGTCAATACGGACTGGCAGGGCGAGATTGTCGCCGTGGAGCGCATCTCCTCCAATGTGGCGCGGCTGCAAATCGAGCCGAAAGATCCCGAGACGGGAGCCGCGATCAGCATTCCTTTCGTCCCCGGCCAATATGTCGATATCGAGATTCCGGGCTCTTCCGTCAGCAGATCCTATTCCATGGCGACGACGAGCACGCAGTCCCGGCTTGATTTCCTGATCCGTCTTTTGCCCGACGGGCAGTTTTCAAATTTCCTGACGATGGCGGCGAAGCCAGGACTGACCGTCAAACTGCGCGGTCCATTCGGGGCGTTCAACCTGCGCGAGAATGGCTTTCGGCCTCGCTATTTCGTCGCTGGCGGAACGGGCCTGTCTCCGGTCCTGTCCATGATCCGCTACATGCAGCAGGAGCAGCACCCGCAGGAAGCGAAGCTTTTCTTCGGCGTCACCCACCAGCATGAGTTGTTTTATCTGGAAGAGTTGAAGAAGCTGGAGGAATCGATGCCGAACTTCAGCGCCCATGTCGCGGTGATGCAGCCGGACGGCAATTGGCAGGGCAGCCGGGGTACTGTCGTCGATGATCTTCTCAAACATCTTGAAGGGACGAAAGCGGCGCCGGATATTTACATGTGCGGGCCGCCGGGAATGATCGACGCCACCTTCGCGGCTGCAGCAAATTATGGCGTGCCGAAAGATCACGTCTATGTAGAAAAGTTCCTTGCAACAGGGCAGAATCAGGCCGCAGAGTAGCAGACTTCCGAGGCCTTTCGCCTCTCAGGATGGCGCTTAGCTATGTACACCGTGGTCCAAATGCCGAAACACCTGAATCCGGAGACTATTGCGCCTGAACAGGACGCGGGCCTGTTCGGCGTCGATCGGCCGGGAGTCGCGTGGGATTGGATGATGCAGACCGGTCAGCCGCCCGAAGGCGACGACTGGGTGCGGCCGCAAGTTTCGGAAGCCTGGTACAGATGCATCGAAGAATACAGGCTCTCGCCGCGCACGAACCTTCTTCGTCCGCATGCGATCATGGATTTCGAGAACGGCGCCCGCGCGACCTCGGCGACCAATCTCGACGTCAGAACGGCACTGGCGACCATGGCGTTCAATCTGCAGCCGGCGCTGCGGGACACAAGCGTCAGCCTGCTTCTGGCCGACAGCGCCGGCACGCTCATTCACGCCCTCGACGCGGGCTCCAATCTCGGCCCGATGGGGCGTCGCCTGGTGCGGCTCGGCGAGAGCTGGAACGAGCTCATCATCGGCAACAATGGGTTGGGGACGGCCGCCGTGTTGCGCGAGCCTGTCGCTTTCGACGGCAAGGAGCATTTCTCGTCCATCCTGCATCCCTTCGCAACGGTTGGCCATCCGCTTTTCGCGCATGACGGAAGCCTCGTCGCCCTGCTTGGCCTCATTACCGATCAGCGTTCGTCGGCGCAGACGCTGCTCGGCTTCGTTCGGATCGCCGGCTATCTGGTCGAAACCAATTTGTTCGAGTGTCAGGCTCCCGGCGCCTTCATGCTGCGAATGCGCCTGAACAATATAAGCGCCGGTCTGACCGGCCAGGATTGTCTGCTCGACGGCCTCATCTCACTCGATGAACAGGGCCGGATCGTCGGCGCGACGCGCACGGGGCTCAATCTGCTCCGCGCCGAGCGTCATTCGGATATTCTTTCCAAGAAAGTGGAGGCGGTGCTTGGGGTCACGCTTGGCGATCTGCGCGCCTGCGCGCGCCAGGGCGAACCGATTGAACTCGAGATCCCACACGGCTGGCGGCTCAAGGCGGAATTCATCGTCAGGCGGCGCCCCGAGAAGGACATTGTTCAATCCAGCCGCGTCTCTACGGTCAAGGGGGGAAGCCGCGCCGCCCCGGGCGCGGCGCCGGGCCGCGGCGCCAAGGAAGGAAATGGGGAGGAATGGCGCGACGCCGTTCTCGAAGCCGCGCAGCAAAAAGCCATCAATCTCCAGAAACAGAAGATACCGATCCTGATCACTGGCGAGTCAGGCGTCGGCAAGGATCATTTGGTGCGGATGATTCACGCGCAGGGCATCCGCAAGGGGCGGCCGCTCGTGCTGGTGAATTGCGCGGCGATCCCGCGCGATCTGATTTCGAGCGAGCTGTTTGGCTACGTGCCCGGCAGTTTCACGGGCGCGCGCACCGGCGGCAAGGCGGGCAAGTTCGTCGAAGCGCATACAGGCGTTCTGTTCCTCGACGAAATCGGCGATATGGCGCTGGATCTCCAGACCGCGCTGCTCTGCGCGCTCGACAGTTCGGAAATCGTGCCGGTCGGCGGCTCGAAGCCGGTCCGGGTCGACGTTCAAGTCATCGCGGCGACCAACAGCGATCTGCCCGACTGCGTCAGAAAAGGCGCGTTTCGACGCGATCTCTACTATCGCCTGAACGGCGCGCAATTCTGGTTGCCGCCGCTGCGGGAGCGTCCCGACAAGCTCGGTTTGATCGAGCATTTGTGGGAGCTCGAACTTAAGGCGCAGGGAGTCGACGAGCGCAAGACGTTGAGCGCGGAAGTTTGGGATATTTTCGAGCGACATCCATGGCCGGGCAATATTCGCGAATTGCTCAATGTGCTGCGCTCCTGTTTGGCCATGACCACAGGCCGCGAAACCCAGGTTTCCGATCTCCCGATCGACTTTCTTAAGGAGATGAGCGCTTCGGCCCAGGGCGACGAAGAGGGAGAGGCCGCGCTGTCGACGCTTGCCAAATGGCGGCCCTCGCTCGAGGCCAAGGCGC contains these protein-coding regions:
- the mmoZ gene encoding aromatic/alkene monooxygenase hydroxylase subunit gamma translates to MPNYKIHENPVRSDWLEKIAELKSVKDATAFIQDFRKKNTSPFRTSYALDVDYLFIEAKIEERLAVLKSSTFSAADLFTKATTGETAQAVSEDWIAKIDAEKDKFAAEKILITFRQLYKPPVLPVNLFFKVDTYLGSRLMELRNTDYYADSLDDLRKKRGVKVLRLGNVV
- the mmoD gene encoding soluble methane monooxygenase-binding protein MmoD, whose product is MNVDQKEENVLTPSPIDRGSFTQQATRVEIFSEGRYRAFVQDLECMWRWEIHRDGDFVQEGCSLSESSSREAVGHVVSFYQHRDRGDVSRADAQY
- the mmoB gene encoding methane monooxygenase regulator MmoB, which translates into the protein MTAKNAYNAGIMKKSGEAFAAEFFAEENQVVHESNTVVLVLMKSDEIDAIVEDIIMREETKRNPTLVVEDRGGFWWIKADGKIQIDTEKASDLLGKTYSIYDFLVNVSSTIGRAYTLGNTFTITSELMGLDRKLTDV
- the mmoC gene encoding aromatic/alkene monooxygenase hydroxylase FAD-binding subunit MmoC translates to MFKVRAITEDQHDLTFECSPSEDVISAGLKRDVILLASCREGGCATCKAEIVDGDYELGGCSVQALPPDEEEAGVVLLCRTFPRSDLVLQLPYTFDRISFHKVNTDWQGEIVAVERISSNVARLQIEPKDPETGAAISIPFVPGQYVDIEIPGSSVSRSYSMATTSTQSRLDFLIRLLPDGQFSNFLTMAAKPGLTVKLRGPFGAFNLRENGFRPRYFVAGGTGLSPVLSMIRYMQQEQHPQEAKLFFGVTHQHELFYLEELKKLEESMPNFSAHVAVMQPDGNWQGSRGTVVDDLLKHLEGTKAAPDIYMCGPPGMIDATFAAAANYGVPKDHVYVEKFLATGQNQAAE
- a CDS encoding sigma-54-dependent Fis family transcriptional regulator; protein product: MYTVVQMPKHLNPETIAPEQDAGLFGVDRPGVAWDWMMQTGQPPEGDDWVRPQVSEAWYRCIEEYRLSPRTNLLRPHAIMDFENGARATSATNLDVRTALATMAFNLQPALRDTSVSLLLADSAGTLIHALDAGSNLGPMGRRLVRLGESWNELIIGNNGLGTAAVLREPVAFDGKEHFSSILHPFATVGHPLFAHDGSLVALLGLITDQRSSAQTLLGFVRIAGYLVETNLFECQAPGAFMLRMRLNNISAGLTGQDCLLDGLISLDEQGRIVGATRTGLNLLRAERHSDILSKKVEAVLGVTLGDLRACARQGEPIELEIPHGWRLKAEFIVRRRPEKDIVQSSRVSTVKGGSRAAPGAAPGRGAKEGNGEEWRDAVLEAAQQKAINLQKQKIPILITGESGVGKDHLVRMIHAQGIRKGRPLVLVNCAAIPRDLISSELFGYVPGSFTGARTGGKAGKFVEAHTGVLFLDEIGDMALDLQTALLCALDSSEIVPVGGSKPVRVDVQVIAATNSDLPDCVRKGAFRRDLYYRLNGAQFWLPPLRERPDKLGLIEHLWELELKAQGVDERKTLSAEVWDIFERHPWPGNIRELLNVLRSCLAMTTGRETQVSDLPIDFLKEMSASAQGDEEGEAALSTLAKWRPSLEAKALADWEADAIRSALAKTAGNISESARQLGITRATLYHKMARLGLRK
- the mmoY gene encoding aromatic/alkene monooxygenase hydroxylase subunit beta, translating into MAIASTTKRGLTDPDKAAQILAAVPDHELDTQRRMNYFVTPRWKRLSEYEILTLYTQPNPDWIAGGLDWGDWTQKFHGGRPSWGNESTELRTTDWYRHRDPARRWHAPYVKDKAEEWRYTTRFLEGYSAEGAVRSIDPTWRDEILDKYWGALLFSEYGLFNAHSSVSRDALSDTIRSTATFAALDKVDNAQMIQLERNFLSKIVPGFPESTDGPKKVWLTDPIYRGARETVEEAWQGIQDFNEILWAVHGVYDPLFGQFARREFFGRLAAHYGDGLTPFFLNQTQTYFQTTKAAMSDLFFYSLGDDPEFGDHNRTWLRAWTNKWLQKTAEALHDFLGIYAKVDKVAGVSDPAAIKAAVGRVVNDWVEDYAKKIDFKVDAGQLIASITRDVK
- the mmoX gene encoding aromatic/alkene monooxygenase hydroxylase subunit alpha, whose product is MALSTATKAASDALGANRAPTSVSPQEVHRWLQSFNWDFAQNRTKYPTKYHMANDTKEQFKLIAKEYARMESVKDERQFGTLLDGLTRLEAGNRVHPRWGETMKVASNFLEVGEYNAIAASAMLWDSASAAEQKNGYLAQVLDEIRHTHQCGFVNYYFSKHYHDPAGHNDARRTRAIGPLWKGMKRVFADGFISGDAVECSVNLQLVGEACFTNPLIVAVTEWASANGDEITPTVFLSIETDELRHMANGYQTVVSIANDPAAQKYLNTDLNNAFWTQQKYFTPVLGMLFEYGSKFKVEPWVKTWNRWVYEDWGGIWIGRLAKYGVNSPPSLRDAKKDAYWAHHDLFLLAYALWPTGFFRLSLPDEEDMEWFEANYPGWDAHYGKILREWKALGCEDPKSGFLPIQWLVQNGHQVYVDRVSQVPFCPTLAKCSGSLRVHEFNGQKHSFSDDWGERMWLSEPERYECQSVFEQYSGRELSDVIVEGHGVRADGKTLIGQPHVAGSNLWTVEDLKRANCVFADPLAGF